The proteins below come from a single Octopus sinensis linkage group LG10, ASM634580v1, whole genome shotgun sequence genomic window:
- the LOC115216578 gene encoding trissin receptor-like, whose translation MLPENFNISNNYTTEKIWNEFVNPFDQLRVKIIFCTLYSIIFASCFFGNLLVLYIIIRNARLRTRTNFFLANLAVADFCVGVFCVFPNLSMYISPIWHFGRVMCKIYYFAHYMSLTVPVLLLTVISMERYVAILHPLKAKQLFTFRRFRIVQILIWLLMVAYNSPQLIDYDTFTIGSYTYCYMRSEKIQTNVYVLANLIIWYIIPLVVLTFMYIKIAAALWRSSNSSLNVALNTKSGSSIKYNTNISTSEPGNMIHYTSTTTTLVLKENSIKEMDAEVIQLHRNVKDMMKHHSFCQSSLPMSEAQTEQESISDYESQIENERNIIYTKTPQSFTERAKQSKTTVHKNRDHSQHFSFKKSSSTNSNTSQCDSPYSERDVQIHYPRISTHKVIEARKKVIILLIMIICSFAVLALPYHIRSCLYLWIDTTSLGSLLSPICYLLYYANSGLNPLLYALLSENFRRSFRDSFSCRRKR comes from the exons GTAACTTGCTGGTCCTTTATATTATCATTAGAAATGCTCGCTTGCGAACACGAACCAATTTTTTCTTAGCAAACCTTGCTGTTGCGGATTTCTGTGTCGGTGTATTTTGTGTCTTTCCAAATTTATCAATGTATATTTCGCCAATCTGGCATTTTGGAAGG GTGATGTGCAAAATCTATTACTTCGCCCATTATATGAGTCTCACCGTACCCGTTTTACTGTTGACCGTTATTTCAATGGAACGTTACGTGGCCATCTTGCATCCTCTGAAAGCCAAGCAGCTGTTCACCTTTAGACGATTTCGTATTGTTCAAATACTAATTTGGTTGTTGATGGTGGCTTACAACTCTCCTCAGCTGATTGATTATGACACCTTCACAATAGGTAGCTACACGTATTGCTACATGAGATCAGAAAAAATTCAAACCAACGTGTATGTATTAGCTAATCTGATTATTTGGTATATCATTCCGCTGGTAGTgctaacatttatgtatataaaaatagcaGCAGCACTTTGgcgtagcagcaacagcagcctgAACGTAGCATTGAACACAAAATCGGGTAGCAGTATTAAATACAACACGAATATTAGCACGAGTGAGCCGGGCAATATGATACACTACACTTCTACAACAACTACGTTGGTGCTGAAGGAGAATTCGATAAAAGAAATGGACGCAGAAGTGATACAGTTACATCGTAACGTAAAGGATATGATGAAACATCACAGCTTTTGTCAAAGCAGTTTACCTATGTCAGAAGCTCAGACGGAGCAAGAATCCATATCTGATTATGAATCACAAatcgaaaatgaaagaaatataatttacacCAAAACACCACAAAGTTTCACTGAAAGAGCGAAACAAAGCAAGACGACTGTTCACAAAAATAGAGACCATAGTCAACATTTTTCATTTAAGAAATCATCTTCTACGAATTCTAACACAAGTCAGTGTGATTCTCCGTATTCAGAAAGAGACGTTCAAATCCACTATCCAAGAATCAGTACACACAAAGTTATTGAAGCTCGTAAAAAAGTCATCATACTTTTAATTATGATCATTTGTTCATTTGCAGTTCTGGCTTTACCTTATCATATTCGATCCTGTCTCTACTTGTGGATTGACACGACTTCCCTGGGCAGTCTTCTTTCTCCAATTTGTTACTTGCTGTACTACGCTAACAGCGGCTTAAACCCGCTCCTTTACGCTTTGCTTTCCGAAAACTTCCGAAGGAGTTTCAGAGACTCTTTTAGTTgtagaagaaaaagataa